The DNA region ACTGCCATACAATTTCTCCAACTCCTGCAAGCTTTGTTGGTATTGGGTTTTGAGGGATTCTGTTTTTTCTACGATGCGGGCAAATTGGGTTTGGAGTTCGATTGGTGGAATCAGAATTTTTATTCCTTGTAATTCTTGTGCGTTTATATTTGCCATTCCTACAATGCTTTTACACATACCGAGCAATGTTTTTTTACCATGAATAGAATTCAAATAGCCCCATAAAAACCAAGGATTTGCCTTTTCATTCGTCCTAACACGAATTAAGTAACCAGCAATTATCATTTCTGAATCTTCATTGAAGACACCAGTTTTTCCGACTAACTCTTTAGAATTAGTTCGATTGAAAAGTAAATCCCCTTTTCTAACAACATATTTTTCTTTCTCCTTATCGTCAACAATATTGATGTATTTCAACTTTGAATAATCCATGTAACCATCAGGTGTGATATTGTTCATTCTCAGATATGGATACAATCCTTCATCTTCGGCTGGACTGCTTGTGCCATATTTTACTTCGGTAACAACATCTTTTATTTTACCCTTCGTAAATTTCTTTCTGTTTGTTGATGGGTCTCCAAACATTTCCAAAAACGTGCTTTTCAAAAATTCATCCAGCAGGCGGATGCTTTCTTTGCGTTGGGCTATCAGGTTTTCGGCTTTGCTTAATATGTTGGCGATGTGGAGTTGGTCGTCAATTTCTAAATCAGGAACTTCAAGTTGTTCCAATGACTTCCTGTTTATGTGCATGATGGTTGAACCAGTAGCTTTCCGCTTTAGATATTCTGATTTGGTTTGCAGAAAACGATAAATGAAAAAAGGTGAAAACTGTTTTTTGTTTTTCACTTTCAATTTTACCATAGTGCTTCCTACATAACCACTTTTGCCAATACCCATTTGCCCAACAGAACCGTCCCAAACCAATATAATATCATCTTCTTGAGCTAAAACTCCATCTGCATCTAACGTGTAAAGAGGTTTGTTTTCATTTCGGAAATCGTTTGCTTGAAACACACGTATTGCGCCTTCCTGCTTTTCTTCAAGCAATTTGTATTTTCTGCCTTTCTCTATTTGAACTATGTCTTTTAGTAATGTCATCGAATCAATGACTTTAGTTCTTTTAAACCACTTTGAATATACCCTTCAATGCTTTCCAATTTTGCGAAAATCACATTCGGTTTTTCATATACCACTTCTTCATACACTTCCTCTTTGTAGGTGCTCAGGTTTAGGTTGTAGTTGTTTTCTACAATCTCTTTTTTCGGCACCATAAAGTATTTTTGCTTTCGGTCGTTGTCTTTTTTTGGGTCTCTTGCTTTGTATCGGTGCACAATGTCGGGTAAATCGCTTTCTGCAATTTTATTTCGCTTATCGTCTAAGCTGTAGCCGTCTGCTTGCATGTCGTAAAACCATACATGGTCGGTTTCACCGCCTTTGGTAAAAATCAAGATGGCTGTGCTTACACCTGCATAGGGTTTAAATACTCCACTTGGCATAGTAATCACAGCTTTCAGTTCGGCTTTTTCAATAATCAGTTTTCGCACCGCCTCAAATGCTTTTCCGCTGTTTTGTATCACACCGCTTGGCACAATTACGGCAGCCGTTCCGCCCTTTCTCAGCATGTTAAAAATGCGTTCTACAAACAGCAGTTCGGTTTTGGTAGTGGGTATTTTCAGCCCTTCATTAATATCGCTTTTGTCTATGTTTCCTGTAAAAGGCGGATTGGCTAAAACAATATCAAACTGGCTGTCTTCATTGTAGCTTTTGCTCAGGGTATCTTTGTAATCAATTTTAGGTTCATCAATGCCGTGCATCATCATGTTCATCAACCCCAAACGCACCATGGTAGTGTCAATGTCATAACCTACAAAGCTTTTATCTAAAATGTCTTTTACCTCCTGTGTCAGCACGACACTAATGGCGGCACGTTCAAAACCGTCTTCGTCTTTCTGCAACTTGGCAGGGTCTTTTTTTCTTACCAAATCGGTAAGGATGTATTGATAAGCACCCAACAAGAAACCGCCCGTTCCGCAAGCAGGGTCGGCAATGCGTTGCCCCAATTGCGGAGCAACCAATTCAACCATCAGTTTAATAATATGCCGTGGAGTGCGGAACTGTCCGTTTTTACCTGCTGTGGCAATTTCACTCAACAGCATTTCATACACATCACCTTGTATGTCCTGAAAAGCATGTCCGCCTTCGGTGGCATCTCTTTCAATTTCTTTGAATATTTCCTCTATAATGTTGATGGCAGAAACCAGCAAACTGGCTTTGGGCATAATAAAAACAGCGTTTGCCATGTGTTTGGTAAAAGGAGAAGTTCCTCCGTTCAGTTCTTTTAAAAACGGAAACACTTTCATTTGCACATGCATCAGCATTTCGTCTGCGGGCTTGTGTTTAAAAACACTCCAACGCAATTCGTTTTTATCAATGCTTTCGTTGCTGCCCGGAATATTGAATTTGCCCGAAAACCGGGAGACATATTGTTCGCCTGTCCATTCGGCATCCCGTTCCCGTTTGGCTTCCAAATCGTCCAAACGCTTCATAAAAATGAGGTAGGTAATTTGCTCAATGGCGGTTAAAGGGTTGGCAATGCCGCCTTCCCAAAAGTTTTGCCAGAGCTTGTCTATAAGCGATTTAAGCGTTGAATTATTTTGCAGCATAATGTTTTGTATTTAATCCCGAAGGGATTTGATGTTTATAGAAAGCGCCAAAATGGCAAATATGCGACCCCGAAGGGGTCGTATGAATCATGGTCAATTCATTGCTATAAACATGTGAACCCTTCGGGTTCTTGATCATTCTATCCATTTGAACAAATAATCTTCTTTAAATTCTATTTCAAACTTTTTCAAAAAATCAATATACTCCTCTCTGAATGTTTGCTTCTTGTGATGTTCCTTTTGGTTCATAATGTATTTCACTACAGAATCAATTTGCGAATGACTGTAAGAAAAAGCCCCGTAACCCTCCTGCCAATTGAATTTGAATTTTGACAGTTTCTTTTCCTTGATAAACTCCGTTGAGGATTTCTTTATTTCTCTGACTAAATCAGACAGGCAACACGAAGGTTTCATTCCTATAAAGAAATGAATATGGTCGGGCATTCCATTAATGGCCAGCAACTTTTGTTCTTTGTTTCTGATGATTCCTGAAATGTATTTATACAATTCTTCTTCCCACAATGAATTAATCAAGCATTCACGATTCTGAACGGCAAACACGACCTGTACATATATCTGTGAAAATGTTCCCGCCATTAAGCTGCTATTACTTGTTCGGTTAAACTTAAAATTTCGTCAATCTCTTTTTGATTAAAAATGCCTCTGATCCCTTCGGGGTGAAGCATGGTAAAAGGAGATTCAATCAGGTTGCGTTTACTCACATTACCTTTCTCCAAAACGAAATTCTTGAGCAAATCAAGAAATTGAAGCTGTCGGCTGGTGAGGTAGCTGTGTTTGGAAACAAAATCATCAAATGCTTTGGTAACTGTTTCGGCAAATGTTTCCAATTGCTCAATGCCCAAAATGTGTTTGATAAATTGCACCAATACCGCTTTGCGGTGGTTGTAAACCTTACGAAGCAAATCAATGGTAATGTGCGGATACTCGTTTTGCAGTTCTTCTGCCAATTGCTCGGCTTCATCCGTTGTGATTTCTTGCCCTTGTTTAAGTTTTTGTAAAATAGGACTGCTTGAAACTAATTCATTGATTTTCTTTTCTACCAGTTCACGGTATTTTGCCACACTCAACGCTTCGTGTTGAGGACCAAACTCCACAAATTCCTTTTCGGCAACAATGTCTTTCAAATTGAATTTTGCAGGTGCTAAAGGAATTACCGCTTCACGGAACTTCATCAACGGTGAAAGTTTCTGAATTAATTCATCAAACTTGTCTTCGTTGATGGTTTCCCAAAAATGATTGCTTTGTGCTTGTTGAATCAATTCCTGCTCTCTTGCTACAGTGTTGATGCTCAAAGGCAGTTCGCCAATTTCTTCAATGATGCTTTCTTTAAGTGTTTCAAACTTTTCTGTTTCACCAGCCAAATGTGCCAATGAAAGTTCTACCATGTCTTTTTCAAATCGCATGGCTTTGAAATCAACATTTGAAACCGTGCGAAGCAAGGGTTTTACAACGGATTTCAAAAAATCCATTTTGTCTGGTGTGAGGTTGCTCCAGAAGTTATCATCCGCTAGGCGTTGCAATTCATGTTTGGCTTCCATAATCACTACCGAATTTTTCGGCAGTTCTTCCACTTGCTTTCTGATTTTCTGAACCTCTTTGTTCACAATTTCAGCATTGCTTTGTGTTTGGGCTTCTTCAATCTTTTCCAATCGCACGCCAAACAAGCGAACAGGCAAAGGAATTTGTCCTTTCAGTTCTTTACCTCTCGGGTTGAGTTTGAAATATTCAAAGTTGTCCCAACAATCCAGAATCAGGAAATTGTCTTTTTGTGTGCACCAAGGTTTTATTTTTTCAGGTTCGAGTAAACGAGTTCCTCTGCCTATCATTTGCCAAAATTTGGTGTAGCTGTACACAGGTTTTGCGAAAACCAAATTCACCAATTCACGAACATCAATACCCGTGTCGAGCATGTCCACACTAATGGCAATTCGTGGCATGTCATTACTCACAAACTGGTCGAGTAATCCGCCTTTGCCATAAACCCGTGGGTCTTCGCTTACCAATACTTTGGCCAATTCGCCTTTGTATTCGGGATAAAGCGAATCAAAAATTTCTTCTACTCGTCTTGCATGGGCTTTGCTGATGCAAAAGAAAATCGTTTTCCCTGGCAAAACTCCGTTGGCATCTTTGATGCATTCTTCCATGAATTCACGGACAATCAAAGCGTTTGTGCCTCGGTTGATTACTTTCTTTTCAATCTCTGTTCCTTCGTAGTTGATTTCTTCAATTTCCTTTCCTTCCAACATTAGTTTTTGTTGGTCTTCCAAAGAAATTGTCCGCTTGTTTATTCCTTCATCCTGAAACTTGGTTTTAATTTTCATTACCTGAAAATTGCTAAGGAATGGCGGAATGTGATTTACGGCTTCTTCGTATGAATAAGCAAAAGTCGGAACGCCATCTTCACATTCAAACAATTGAAAAGTGTTATGGTCAATTACATCCGTTGGCGTGGCTGTCAAGCCAAGTGTAATGGTATTGAAGTAATCAAGAATTTCCTGATAAGTATTGTAAATACTTCGGTGGCTTTCGTCCACTACAATCAAGTCAAAGAAATGCGGACTCAAACTTTTATCCTCACTTCGAATGATGTTCGACATGGTCGGATAAGTTGAAACATAAATTCGTCTGTCGGTGGCAATTTCTTTTTCGCCTTGTTTTGGCCAGCGTGGTTCGTTGGGCAAATGTTCTTTGAATGCTTCCAAAGTTTGGTCACGAAGGGCAATTCTGTCAACAAGAAATAAAACTCTCTCTGCCCACCCTGCTCTCATTAATGCGTCTACCAAGGCAATGCAAGTTCTTGTCTTGCCCGTTCCTGTCGCCATTACCAACAAGAATTTGCGTTTCCGTTTTTCAACGGCTTCCATTACAGCACGAATAGACTGAATCTGATA from Bacteroidota bacterium includes:
- the tnpA gene encoding IS200/IS605 family transposase: MAGTFSQIYVQVVFAVQNRECLINSLWEEELYKYISGIIRNKEQKLLAINGMPDHIHFFIGMKPSCCLSDLVREIKKSSTEFIKEKKLSKFKFNWQEGYGAFSYSHSQIDSVVKYIMNQKEHHKKQTFREEYIDFLKKFEIEFKEDYLFKWIE
- a CDS encoding N-6 DNA methylase; the protein is MLQNNSTLKSLIDKLWQNFWEGGIANPLTAIEQITYLIFMKRLDDLEAKRERDAEWTGEQYVSRFSGKFNIPGSNESIDKNELRWSVFKHKPADEMLMHVQMKVFPFLKELNGGTSPFTKHMANAVFIMPKASLLVSAINIIEEIFKEIERDATEGGHAFQDIQGDVYEMLLSEIATAGKNGQFRTPRHIIKLMVELVAPQLGQRIADPACGTGGFLLGAYQYILTDLVRKKDPAKLQKDEDGFERAAISVVLTQEVKDILDKSFVGYDIDTTMVRLGLMNMMMHGIDEPKIDYKDTLSKSYNEDSQFDIVLANPPFTGNIDKSDINEGLKIPTTKTELLFVERIFNMLRKGGTAAVIVPSGVIQNSGKAFEAVRKLIIEKAELKAVITMPSGVFKPYAGVSTAILIFTKGGETDHVWFYDMQADGYSLDDKRNKIAESDLPDIVHRYKARDPKKDNDRKQKYFMVPKKEIVENNYNLNLSTYKEEVYEEVVYEKPNVIFAKLESIEGYIQSGLKELKSLIR
- a CDS encoding DEAD/DEAH box helicase family protein, which gives rise to MKNERLTRKEIIDNRLKQAGWNVTDRTQVIEEFDIHLTVVEEPITPYAGHQYSDYVLLGKDGKPLAVVEAKKTSVDAALGREQAKQYCYNIKQTQGVELPFCFYTNGYDIYFWDLENYPPQKVFGFPTRDDLERYAYLRKSRKPLTGELINTKIAGRTYQIQSIRAVMEAVEKRKRKFLLVMATGTGKTRTCIALVDALMRAGWAERVLFLVDRIALRDQTLEAFKEHLPNEPRWPKQGEKEIATDRRIYVSTYPTMSNIIRSEDKSLSPHFFDLIVVDESHRSIYNTYQEILDYFNTITLGLTATPTDVIDHNTFQLFECEDGVPTFAYSYEEAVNHIPPFLSNFQVMKIKTKFQDEGINKRTISLEDQQKLMLEGKEIEEINYEGTEIEKKVINRGTNALIVREFMEECIKDANGVLPGKTIFFCISKAHARRVEEIFDSLYPEYKGELAKVLVSEDPRVYGKGGLLDQFVSNDMPRIAISVDMLDTGIDVRELVNLVFAKPVYSYTKFWQMIGRGTRLLEPEKIKPWCTQKDNFLILDCWDNFEYFKLNPRGKELKGQIPLPVRLFGVRLEKIEEAQTQSNAEIVNKEVQKIRKQVEELPKNSVVIMEAKHELQRLADDNFWSNLTPDKMDFLKSVVKPLLRTVSNVDFKAMRFEKDMVELSLAHLAGETEKFETLKESIIEEIGELPLSINTVAREQELIQQAQSNHFWETINEDKFDELIQKLSPLMKFREAVIPLAPAKFNLKDIVAEKEFVEFGPQHEALSVAKYRELVEKKINELVSSSPILQKLKQGQEITTDEAEQLAEELQNEYPHITIDLLRKVYNHRKAVLVQFIKHILGIEQLETFAETVTKAFDDFVSKHSYLTSRQLQFLDLLKNFVLEKGNVSKRNLIESPFTMLHPEGIRGIFNQKEIDEILSLTEQVIAA
- a CDS encoding restriction endonuclease subunit S, which codes for MTLLKDIVQIEKGRKYKLLEEKQEGAIRVFQANDFRNENKPLYTLDADGVLAQEDDIILVWDGSVGQMGIGKSGYVGSTMVKLKVKNKKQFSPFFIYRFLQTKSEYLKRKATGSTIMHINRKSLEQLEVPDLEIDDQLHIANILSKAENLIAQRKESIRLLDEFLKSTFLEMFGDPSTNRKKFTKGKIKDVVTEVKYGTSSPAEDEGLYPYLRMNNITPDGYMDYSKLKYINIVDDKEKEKYVVRKGDLLFNRTNSKELVGKTGVFNEDSEMIIAGYLIRVRTNEKANPWFLWGYLNSIHGKKTLLGMCKSIVGMANINAQELQGIKILIPPIELQTQFARIVEKTESLKTQYQQSLQELEKLYGSLSQKAFRGELSVKQNNSITS